The Tenacibaculum jejuense genome includes a window with the following:
- a CDS encoding flotillin family protein encodes MTDSIIQLLSVGLGIILFIIIVYFAIIAMFYKKVPQGEALVRTGFKGTKVATDRGMYVVPVFHRVEIMDISVKKIQIERIGDDGLVCKDNMRADIKVAFFVRVNNEVDFIKMVAQTIGCERASDIETLEELFEAKFSEALKTVGKKFDFTELYEARREFRDEIVDIIGTDLNGYTLEDCAIDYLEQTPVSFLKADNILDAQGIKKITELTAEQNIQANLIKRDEEKVIRKQDVEAREAILELDKQLAEKEEQQKREIANIKAREEAETLKVAEEERLKSESARIATEEKLQVAEENKQRQVIVAEKNKLRTDAVEAERVEKDRMLEATERERIVTLAQIEKEKVVEVEKKNIQDVIRDRVMLEKGVVEEQENMKDIEAFKTADREKQVKITIAEANAEEALIKTIKQAEAQKEAAKQKAEEINIEAQAQKEASEKEAEARKTLAEATAKEEATIGMSEAQVMHAKADANERQGLVEATIIEKKAKAEAAGILAKAEAIKEEGLAEAQVIKEKAIADAAGIEEKAEAMKKLDGVGKEHEEFKLRLEKELQVDLAQINVQKDIADAQALVIGDALRAANIDIVGGETMFFDQIIGQITKAKGIDRLVQHSDNIQDVKDAILGSDDVKGNLLEKVKDFANKYGISSEDIKNLTVANLLMDLKDRANTSDEEGLFSNLFNLAKGLGLSDKKLS; translated from the coding sequence ATGACAGATTCAATTATTCAACTTTTAAGTGTTGGCCTTGGTATAATTCTATTCATTATTATAGTATACTTTGCAATTATTGCAATGTTTTACAAGAAAGTACCTCAAGGAGAAGCCTTAGTTCGTACTGGATTTAAAGGAACAAAAGTGGCAACCGATAGAGGTATGTATGTAGTTCCTGTTTTTCACCGTGTTGAAATCATGGATATTTCTGTAAAGAAAATTCAAATTGAACGAATTGGAGACGACGGACTTGTTTGTAAAGACAACATGCGTGCGGATATTAAAGTAGCTTTCTTTGTTCGTGTTAACAATGAAGTAGATTTTATTAAAATGGTGGCTCAGACTATTGGTTGTGAAAGAGCCTCTGATATAGAAACTTTAGAAGAATTATTTGAAGCAAAATTCTCTGAAGCCTTAAAAACTGTAGGTAAAAAGTTTGATTTTACCGAATTATACGAAGCTAGACGTGAATTTAGAGATGAAATCGTTGATATTATCGGTACAGATTTAAATGGCTATACTCTTGAAGATTGTGCGATTGACTACTTAGAACAAACTCCTGTTAGTTTCTTAAAAGCTGACAATATTTTAGATGCTCAGGGTATCAAGAAAATTACTGAGTTAACAGCCGAACAAAATATCCAAGCTAACTTAATTAAAAGAGACGAAGAAAAAGTAATTCGTAAACAGGATGTTGAAGCTCGCGAAGCAATCTTAGAATTAGATAAGCAATTAGCAGAAAAAGAAGAACAACAAAAACGTGAAATTGCAAATATTAAAGCTCGTGAAGAAGCTGAAACTTTAAAAGTTGCTGAAGAAGAGCGTTTAAAATCTGAAAGTGCAAGAATCGCAACTGAAGAGAAACTTCAAGTAGCAGAAGAAAACAAACAACGTCAAGTTATTGTTGCTGAGAAAAACAAATTACGTACAGATGCAGTAGAAGCTGAAAGAGTAGAAAAAGACAGAATGTTAGAAGCTACAGAAAGAGAGCGTATTGTAACTTTAGCACAAATAGAAAAAGAGAAAGTTGTTGAAGTAGAAAAGAAAAACATTCAAGATGTGATACGTGATCGCGTAATGTTAGAGAAAGGTGTGGTTGAAGAGCAAGAAAACATGAAAGATATTGAAGCTTTCAAAACTGCAGATCGTGAGAAGCAAGTTAAAATTACTATTGCTGAAGCTAACGCAGAAGAAGCATTAATTAAAACAATTAAGCAAGCAGAAGCTCAAAAAGAAGCTGCGAAACAAAAAGCTGAAGAAATTAATATTGAAGCTCAAGCTCAAAAAGAAGCTAGTGAAAAAGAAGCAGAAGCTCGTAAAACATTAGCAGAAGCAACAGCTAAAGAAGAAGCTACAATTGGTATGTCTGAAGCACAAGTAATGCATGCTAAAGCAGATGCTAATGAGCGTCAAGGATTAGTAGAAGCTACGATTATTGAAAAGAAAGCTAAAGCAGAAGCTGCTGGTATTTTAGCAAAAGCTGAAGCTATTAAAGAAGAAGGTTTAGCTGAAGCGCAAGTAATTAAAGAAAAAGCAATTGCAGATGCTGCTGGTATCGAAGAGAAAGCTGAAGCAATGAAGAAATTAGACGGTGTTGGTAAAGAGCACGAAGAGTTCAAGTTACGTTTAGAGAAAGAATTACAAGTAGACTTGGCTCAAATCAATGTTCAAAAAGATATCGCAGATGCACAAGCACTAGTTATTGGTGATGCTTTAAGAGCTGCTAATATTGATATCGTTGGTGGAGAAACAATGTTCTTTGATCAAATTATTGGACAGATTACTAAAGCTAAAGGAATCGATAGATTAGTTCAACACAGTGATAACATTCAAGATGTAAAAGATGCTATTTTAGGTAGCGACGATGTAAAAGGAAACTTATTAGAAAAAGTAAAAGATTTCGCTAATAAATACGGAATCTCTTCTGAAGACATCAAAAACTTAACAGTAGCAAATTTGTTAATGGACTTAAAAGATAGAGCAAACACTTCTGATGAAGAAGGATTATTCAGTAACCTTTTCAACCTTGCTAAAGGATTAGGATTATCTGACAAGAAATTATCTTAA
- a CDS encoding DUF7738 domain-containing protein, translating into MFTIFKKKKQKYFIINCNTDSILVNGTPLTFPTDFENLVEIFGKPSRTINSSSEYVIWDDYGVSSSLKDDNKIVSINVYQNINASEYVPKKPYTGTLFFEEEDITFNEFSKIGLGKIAIHRLGSENETRFGFSLGINNDYKA; encoded by the coding sequence ATGTTTACTATTTTTAAGAAGAAGAAACAGAAATACTTTATCATTAACTGTAACACTGACAGTATTTTAGTAAATGGAACTCCACTTACATTTCCTACCGATTTTGAAAATCTAGTAGAAATTTTCGGTAAACCTTCCAGGACAATCAATTCAAGTAGCGAATATGTTATTTGGGATGATTATGGAGTATCTAGTAGTTTAAAAGACGATAATAAAATCGTCTCTATAAATGTCTACCAAAATATCAATGCCAGTGAATATGTTCCTAAAAAACCATATACTGGAACACTATTTTTCGAAGAAGAAGATATTACCTTTAATGAATTTAGTAAAATAGGACTTGGTAAAATAGCTATTCACAGATTAGGAAGCGAAAATGAAACTAGATTCGGCTTTAGTTTAGGAATCAACAACGATTACAAAGCTTAA
- a CDS encoding DNA repair ATPase has protein sequence MENQNNQQLDGGTYEIIQGRLQKQKQELQDRLHKLNDARKHVFGNIETKLIANDRINTENNCIARDIVSFGNTSIFGYNVHFGLRTDIKLSDVFSIYEFKENHFHLQSLDMIHDETFISDFTNLYKYYRNTIFSKFAIIGNYLHMVFQLSENTKDIKTFKWLINDNQLQYIDNRSEHEYKFPTQHEFKWQEVTRDMHRYGTHSHISVLDKVFVETIGGDLTIKIEDNTDDGKGILSEPVEHIDQTLDDGQFRYGDLGNLITLEIKPFQEDPRYFVYNHKLQEVQRIESIKDTAVQLPDGHGIIFPNGYYLQTGEYKIFESDVKEVKFQKKVSSPNGEDFLYVFYATIRGLYVLMSYNIIEQEVKTPIICNGFTLLENGELCYFKTENEQTKHHVVQIWQTPYLKGDFMPSQHTDSLLFKIGNKDIVRAMAECHELINLLNKEDNYTGLYNDIAKISKDINDTYYWLPEADTHQLNEPILQINEAANAAIEEFEKVVQLKKQASKETKEINKKSDELFSKIKSTSFKSIDDFVGLLSQLRTLRGEVISLHDVRYIQKEHLEALEEQVAEQNTLISKRCVQFLLNDKALAPYHKRVAEKEASLPEIKKVVEAKALEKEVNQITADLEMLIDIVSNLEIEDTSQSTKIIDNISLIFATLNQLKAGIKNSIKSLGSSEAKADFVAQLKLIDQSIINYIDMATTPEKCDEFLTKTAIQLEELEGKFADFEEFITQIIEKREEIHAAFDTRKNNLIEKRNKKAVALQTASERILKGVEKKAQSFDTIEDINGYFAADLMINKVRDIINQLRELDDAGKAEAIETKLKVAKEDALRKLKDKQELYEDGENIIKLGKHKFGVNKQVLDLTIVYKNEELYYHLTGTDFYDTIENDILLQSKKYWNQELVSENNEIYRAAYLAYKIFKNIPETELINKTQEELLTVVQQESSNLYSEGYVKGVHDSDTSQILHTLVHKHHELGLLTYSPNTRAYAQYFWNSLSEEAQTLLNTNIKASGEVLSVFPNSDSFAFIIENLSTKITEFAQQSRLFSESESEQIANYLFEELKQNNSFQISTDAFGLKDEFVKTLKKQDAYHKFRNGVDKSNEYTDKIHLTKQWVSSFLSSAENSKQNYINEIVAILLFEHESTSEVKAVHPIEEIKDLRGDHSTITEGTFVFNYHDFISNLEQFATVEVPNFIRYKEAKQEVTEQLKEDLKLEEFKPRVLSSFVRNKLIDQVYFPLIGDNLAKQLGTVGDNKRTDRMGMLLLISPPGYGKTTLMEYISNRLGLVFMKINGPAIGHEVTSVDPMSANNSASREELKKLNLAFEMGDNVMLYLDDIQHCNPEFLQKFISLSDGTRKIEGVFNGKSKTYDLRGKKFCVIMAGNPYTESGDRFQIPDMLANRADIYNLGDIIGDTAHLFKLSLIENSLTSNSVLHQLSSKYFEDVYALIDKVENNTADVDLKGNHTKQEIQDYTSVLEKVITVRDTVLKVNQAYIQSAAMEDQYRTEPSFKLQGSYRDMNKLVAKVVPIMNDSELQRLLLSHYESESQTLTSAAEGNLLKYKELIDQLSDEELTRWTSIKEIFLKNNKLKGFGDKNEMAQILSQMMAFSENLEGIKEALQKGLEK, from the coding sequence ATGGAAAACCAAAACAATCAACAATTAGACGGAGGAACATATGAAATCATTCAAGGTAGATTGCAAAAACAAAAGCAAGAACTACAAGATCGATTACATAAGCTAAATGATGCAAGAAAACATGTTTTTGGTAATATAGAAACCAAATTAATTGCTAACGATAGAATAAACACTGAAAATAACTGTATCGCCAGAGATATTGTTTCTTTTGGAAACACTTCAATCTTTGGATATAACGTACATTTTGGTTTACGTACAGATATTAAACTTTCAGATGTATTTAGTATTTATGAGTTTAAAGAAAATCATTTTCATTTACAGTCTTTAGACATGATTCATGATGAAACTTTCATCAGTGATTTCACCAACTTATATAAATACTATAGAAATACCATTTTCTCAAAATTCGCCATCATTGGAAACTATTTACATATGGTTTTTCAATTAAGTGAAAACACAAAGGATATTAAAACCTTTAAATGGTTAATTAACGATAATCAACTTCAGTATATAGACAACCGTAGTGAACACGAATACAAATTCCCTACGCAACATGAATTCAAATGGCAAGAAGTAACTCGTGATATGCATCGCTATGGAACGCATTCTCACATTTCTGTTCTTGACAAAGTTTTTGTAGAAACCATTGGAGGTGATTTAACCATAAAAATTGAAGACAATACAGACGATGGAAAAGGAATTCTTTCTGAGCCTGTTGAACATATAGATCAAACCTTAGATGACGGTCAGTTTCGCTATGGTGATTTAGGAAACTTAATCACTTTAGAAATAAAACCTTTCCAGGAAGATCCGCGTTACTTCGTGTACAATCATAAACTACAAGAAGTACAACGAATCGAAAGTATTAAAGATACAGCTGTTCAATTACCAGACGGACACGGTATTATTTTTCCAAACGGATACTATTTACAAACTGGAGAGTATAAAATATTCGAAAGTGATGTAAAAGAGGTAAAATTTCAAAAGAAAGTAAGTTCACCAAACGGTGAAGATTTCTTATATGTTTTTTACGCAACAATCCGTGGATTATACGTATTAATGTCGTACAATATTATTGAGCAAGAAGTTAAAACTCCAATTATTTGTAACGGATTTACCTTACTTGAAAACGGTGAATTATGTTATTTTAAAACTGAAAATGAACAAACCAAACATCATGTAGTTCAAATTTGGCAAACTCCGTATTTAAAAGGAGATTTTATGCCTTCACAACATACCGATAGTTTACTGTTCAAAATTGGAAATAAAGATATTGTTCGTGCCATGGCAGAATGTCACGAATTAATCAATCTTTTAAACAAAGAAGATAATTATACTGGTTTATATAATGATATTGCCAAAATATCTAAAGATATTAACGATACATATTATTGGTTACCAGAAGCAGATACGCATCAACTAAATGAACCTATTCTTCAAATTAACGAAGCAGCAAATGCCGCAATTGAAGAATTTGAAAAAGTAGTTCAGTTAAAAAAACAAGCTTCAAAAGAAACCAAAGAAATCAATAAGAAATCGGATGAACTTTTTAGCAAAATAAAAAGTACTTCATTTAAATCTATTGATGATTTTGTTGGATTATTAAGCCAATTAAGAACCTTGCGTGGTGAAGTTATTAGTTTACACGATGTTCGCTATATTCAAAAAGAACATTTAGAAGCTTTAGAAGAGCAAGTTGCTGAGCAAAACACATTAATTTCTAAGCGTTGTGTACAGTTTTTATTGAACGATAAAGCATTAGCTCCGTATCACAAACGTGTCGCTGAAAAAGAAGCTTCGTTACCAGAAATTAAGAAAGTAGTTGAAGCGAAAGCTTTAGAAAAAGAAGTCAATCAAATTACTGCTGATTTAGAAATGCTGATTGATATTGTTTCTAATCTTGAAATAGAAGACACTTCGCAATCAACGAAAATCATAGATAACATCTCTTTAATTTTTGCGACGCTAAATCAGTTAAAAGCAGGAATTAAAAACAGCATAAAAAGCTTAGGAAGTTCCGAAGCTAAAGCTGATTTTGTTGCACAGCTAAAGTTAATTGATCAAAGTATTATCAATTATATTGACATGGCTACAACACCAGAAAAGTGTGATGAGTTTTTAACAAAAACTGCCATTCAGCTTGAAGAATTAGAAGGTAAGTTTGCCGACTTTGAAGAGTTTATTACGCAGATTATAGAAAAACGTGAAGAAATTCATGCCGCTTTCGATACACGTAAAAACAACCTTATTGAAAAACGTAACAAGAAAGCAGTAGCTTTACAAACTGCTTCTGAACGTATTTTAAAAGGTGTTGAGAAAAAAGCACAGAGTTTCGATACTATTGAAGATATCAATGGATATTTCGCCGCGGATTTAATGATTAATAAAGTTAGAGACATTATTAATCAGTTACGTGAGTTAGACGACGCTGGAAAAGCAGAAGCTATAGAAACGAAATTAAAAGTCGCTAAAGAAGATGCACTTCGTAAACTTAAAGACAAACAAGAGTTATACGAGGATGGTGAAAACATCATCAAACTTGGTAAACATAAATTCGGAGTTAACAAACAAGTTTTAGATTTAACGATTGTATATAAAAACGAAGAATTATACTATCACTTAACAGGTACTGATTTTTACGATACTATTGAAAACGATATTTTATTACAATCTAAAAAATATTGGAATCAAGAATTAGTTTCTGAAAATAACGAAATATATCGTGCTGCTTATTTGGCGTATAAGATTTTCAAAAATATTCCAGAAACTGAATTAATCAATAAAACACAAGAAGAATTATTAACTGTTGTACAACAAGAAAGTAGTAATTTATATTCTGAAGGTTATGTAAAAGGGGTTCATGATAGTGATACTAGTCAGATTTTACATACATTAGTTCATAAACATCATGAATTAGGATTACTCACCTATTCGCCTAATACTAGAGCTTACGCACAATACTTTTGGAATTCTCTTTCTGAAGAAGCTCAAACTTTATTAAACACCAATATTAAAGCATCTGGTGAAGTATTAAGCGTTTTTCCAAACAGTGATTCTTTCGCTTTTATTATTGAAAATTTAAGTACTAAAATCACTGAATTCGCTCAACAAAGTAGATTGTTTTCTGAATCAGAAAGTGAGCAAATTGCAAATTATCTTTTTGAAGAATTGAAACAAAACAATTCATTCCAAATTAGTACAGATGCGTTTGGTTTAAAAGATGAGTTTGTAAAAACATTAAAGAAACAAGATGCTTATCATAAATTTAGAAACGGTGTTGATAAATCAAATGAATACACTGATAAAATTCATTTAACAAAACAATGGGTAAGTTCGTTCTTGTCTTCAGCAGAAAATTCGAAACAAAACTATATCAATGAAATTGTTGCAATTTTATTATTTGAGCACGAATCAACTTCTGAAGTTAAAGCAGTTCATCCGATAGAAGAAATAAAAGATTTAAGAGGAGATCACAGTACAATTACTGAAGGAACTTTTGTCTTTAACTATCATGATTTTATTTCGAATTTAGAACAATTCGCTACTGTAGAAGTTCCGAATTTCATCAGATATAAAGAAGCGAAGCAAGAAGTAACTGAACAATTAAAAGAAGATTTAAAACTAGAAGAATTTAAACCAAGAGTTTTATCATCTTTTGTAAGAAATAAATTAATTGATCAAGTATATTTCCCATTAATTGGAGATAATTTAGCCAAACAATTAGGAACAGTTGGTGATAATAAACGTACCGACAGAATGGGTATGTTATTATTAATTTCTCCTCCTGGTTACGGTAAAACTACCTTAATGGAATACATATCGAATCGTTTAGGTTTGGTATTTATGAAAATTAACGGTCCGGCAATTGGACATGAAGTGACTTCTGTTGATCCGATGTCTGCTAACAATTCTGCATCTAGAGAAGAATTAAAAAAGCTGAATTTAGCTTTTGAAATGGGTGACAATGTGATGCTTTATTTGGATGATATTCAACATTGTAATCCAGAGTTTTTACAAAAGTTTATTTCACTTTCCGATGGAACTCGTAAGATCGAAGGAGTTTTCAACGGAAAATCGAAAACGTATGATTTACGCGGAAAGAAATTCTGTGTAATTATGGCTGGTAATCCATATACTGAAAGTGGAGATCGTTTTCAGATTCCAGACATGTTAGCCAATCGTGCCGATATTTATAATTTAGGAGATATTATTGGAGATACAGCGCATTTATTCAAGTTAAGTTTAATAGAGAATTCATTAACATCGAACTCTGTTTTACACCAATTGAGCAGTAAATATTTTGAAGATGTGTATGCTTTAATTGATAAAGTAGAAAATAATACCGCTGATGTTGATTTAAAAGGAAATCATACCAAACAAGAAATTCAGGATTACACTTCTGTTTTAGAAAAAGTGATTACGGTTAGAGATACTGTTTTAAAGGTAAATCAGGCTTATATTCAATCGGCTGCCATGGAAGATCAATATAGAACAGAACCTTCATTTAAATTGCAAGGTTCGTATCGTGATATGAATAAATTGGTTGCGAAAGTGGTTCCTATTATGAATGATAGCGAACTACAACGTTTGTTATTATCACATTACGAAAGTGAATCACAAACCTTAACCTCTGCCGCGGAAGGAAACCTTTTAAAGTATAAAGAGTTAATCGATCAACTTTCTGATGAAGAATTAACAAGATGGACAAGCATTAAAGAAATCTTTTTGAAAAACAATAAACTAAAAGGTTTTGGAGATAAAAATGAAATGGCTCAAATTTTAAGTCAGATGATGGCGTTCTCTGAGAATTTAGAAGGGATTAAAGAAGCTTTACAGAAAGGATTGGAAAAATAA
- a CDS encoding DUF1449 family protein, with protein MTLTDIVFSDVNITLTILLILLLTYWLITMISGVDFDLDVDVDVDIDVDIDADIDVDVDSNIGTGIEGSDIDFHDVANTEVNQEDIIGKRRKPLKWWQVLLIYFNFVGLPFMFTFTSWIFIWWLITTLGTTITHSYNSTFGFIIMLGSFFPSLFVTKIFTTPFKAFFKNLNQDGDAPAEIIGRKGTSLSKISDKKLGRAEIKVDGNTLNINIKSLDGKEISYNSQILIIKQSNDKLFYYAQEYKSGSIDINF; from the coding sequence ATGACATTAACAGACATTGTATTTTCTGATGTAAACATCACATTAACCATTCTTTTAATTCTACTTTTGACTTATTGGCTTATTACCATGATCTCAGGTGTAGACTTCGATTTAGATGTTGATGTAGACGTAGATATCGATGTCGATATAGATGCTGATATTGATGTAGACGTAGATTCTAATATAGGTACTGGTATCGAAGGAAGCGATATCGACTTTCATGATGTAGCTAATACAGAAGTTAATCAAGAAGATATTATAGGCAAAAGAAGAAAGCCTTTAAAATGGTGGCAAGTACTATTAATCTACTTCAACTTTGTCGGTTTACCATTTATGTTCACATTTACATCTTGGATTTTCATATGGTGGCTTATAACTACTTTAGGTACAACAATTACTCATAGCTATAATAGCACTTTTGGCTTCATTATAATGTTAGGAAGTTTTTTTCCTTCATTATTTGTCACTAAAATCTTCACTACTCCTTTTAAGGCATTTTTTAAGAATCTTAATCAGGATGGAGATGCACCAGCAGAAATTATTGGACGAAAAGGAACAAGTTTATCTAAAATATCTGATAAAAAGTTAGGAAGAGCTGAAATTAAAGTAGATGGAAATACACTTAATATCAACATAAAATCTTTAGATGGAAAAGAAATAAGTTATAATTCCCAGATACTAATTATCAAACAAAGCAACGATAAACTATTCTATTATGCTCAAGAATATAAATCAGGTAGCATAGATATAAACTTTTAA
- a CDS encoding type III secretion system chaperone family protein translates to MNIHFNKTKNFLLELNFTISKEIESDGIFVIEKENFGIKNLIIGVAYPILIIEQFIFKATQPNEAMFKALLQKNRDIIHGAFVLDETGERVIFRDTLQLENLDINELEASLNSLSLLLSEYSEQIINFSKY, encoded by the coding sequence ATGAATATTCACTTTAATAAAACGAAAAACTTTTTATTAGAATTAAACTTTACAATTAGTAAAGAGATCGAATCTGATGGGATTTTTGTTATTGAAAAAGAGAATTTTGGAATAAAAAACTTAATTATTGGTGTTGCTTATCCAATACTAATCATAGAACAATTCATCTTTAAAGCAACGCAACCAAATGAAGCAATGTTTAAGGCATTACTTCAAAAAAATAGAGATATAATTCATGGAGCTTTTGTGCTTGATGAAACAGGTGAACGTGTCATTTTTAGAGACACATTACAATTAGAAAACTTAGATATTAATGAATTAGAAGCCAGTTTAAACTCTTTAAGTTTGTTACTTAGTGAATACTCTGAGCAAATCATTAATTTCTCAAAATATTAG
- a CDS encoding helix-turn-helix domain-containing protein — MSFFGRNIKKIRGVKGLSQKSFAELFDLKRPTLGAYEEGRSEPKIETIIKIANYFSISIDSMLTSDLTVNELLRFKEDLILDDSVYTKESFVNIPYVSEKNIESYCKHYNNPSFLNDLSIISIPVEIGKTFRAFTVTNLEMTDHDKGLYPKDIVIAEKVKEEDFESYGNGEVVIAVLEKEIILRKIYFISDKVVFKAEHKNIDEKIFSKTDIKELWQAKYTFIKRLPEIGDEVENKLLFLEKELLKLKNRG; from the coding sequence ATGTCTTTTTTCGGAAGAAACATAAAAAAAATTAGAGGAGTAAAAGGGTTGAGTCAAAAATCTTTCGCTGAATTATTTGATTTAAAGAGACCTACATTAGGAGCATATGAAGAGGGTAGAAGTGAACCAAAAATAGAAACGATAATTAAAATTGCTAATTATTTTAGCATTTCAATAGATAGTATGCTAACTTCTGATTTAACAGTGAATGAATTGTTACGTTTTAAAGAAGACTTAATTCTAGATGATAGTGTGTATACAAAAGAAAGTTTTGTTAATATACCTTATGTTTCTGAGAAAAATATTGAGAGTTATTGTAAGCATTACAATAATCCTTCTTTTTTAAACGATCTATCCATAATTAGTATACCAGTAGAAATAGGTAAAACTTTTCGAGCATTTACAGTAACAAATCTTGAAATGACAGACCATGATAAAGGTTTGTATCCTAAAGATATCGTAATTGCAGAAAAAGTAAAGGAAGAAGATTTTGAAAGTTATGGAAATGGAGAGGTAGTTATTGCTGTTTTAGAAAAAGAAATCATACTAAGAAAAATTTACTTTATTTCAGATAAAGTTGTTTTTAAAGCAGAACATAAAAATATTGATGAAAAGATTTTTTCAAAAACGGACATAAAAGAACTATGGCAAGCAAAATATACATTTATAAAGCGATTGCCAGAAATAGGTGATGAGGTTGAAAATAAACTATTGTTTTTAGAAAAAGAGCTACTGAAACTTAAAAATAGAGGTTAA
- a CDS encoding PspA/IM30 family protein, which yields MNFFKRLFKIGQAEANAAIDNMEDPIKMTEQGIRDLRIDLEKSLESLAQVKALAIRAKNDIEEFTTKANDYEQKAMLVLTKAKNGELEFNEADDLAKQALLKKQEIHLQIENAKNEATSFDNSVAQLEGNVHEIKGTISKWENELKTLKARVKVSKATKNLNKQMAEMDSSGTVAMLERMKEKVQQEEALAEAYGDLSKSSKTVDQKLNELTDTKNKTAEDNLAQLKKQLGFED from the coding sequence ATGAATTTTTTTAAACGACTTTTTAAAATAGGACAAGCAGAAGCAAATGCTGCAATAGACAATATGGAAGATCCTATTAAAATGACGGAACAAGGTATTCGCGATTTGCGTATTGATCTTGAAAAATCTCTCGAATCTTTAGCACAAGTGAAAGCTCTTGCTATTAGAGCTAAAAATGACATTGAAGAATTTACAACTAAAGCTAATGATTACGAACAAAAAGCCATGTTAGTACTTACTAAAGCTAAAAATGGTGAATTAGAGTTCAATGAAGCAGATGATTTAGCTAAACAAGCCTTACTAAAAAAACAAGAAATACATTTGCAAATAGAAAATGCGAAAAATGAAGCTACCAGCTTCGACAATTCTGTTGCTCAATTAGAAGGGAATGTTCATGAAATTAAAGGAACAATAAGTAAATGGGAAAATGAATTAAAAACCCTTAAAGCTCGCGTAAAAGTTTCTAAAGCAACAAAAAACTTGAACAAACAAATGGCTGAGATGGATAGTTCTGGAACGGTTGCTATGTTAGAACGTATGAAAGAAAAAGTACAACAAGAAGAAGCTTTAGCTGAAGCCTATGGAGATTTGTCTAAATCATCGAAAACTGTAGATCAAAAATTAAACGAACTTACTGATACTAAAAATAAAACCGCTGAAGATAATTTAGCTCAACTAAAAAAACAATTAGGTTTTGAAGATTAA